In a single window of the Azospirillum thiophilum genome:
- a CDS encoding antibiotic biosynthesis monooxygenase family protein — MYIAMNRFKVRHGAEQEFEEAWLNREVHLHKVPGFVEFHMLRGPDRDDFRLYSSHTVWESEDAFQGWTRSEAFRSAHGNAGARKPLYVGPPEFEGFEVIQTVQRDPNA, encoded by the coding sequence ATGTACATCGCGATGAACCGTTTCAAGGTCCGCCATGGGGCCGAGCAGGAGTTCGAGGAGGCCTGGCTGAACCGGGAGGTTCATCTGCACAAGGTGCCGGGCTTCGTCGAGTTTCACATGCTGCGCGGGCCGGACCGGGACGACTTCCGGCTCTATTCCTCGCACACGGTGTGGGAATCCGAAGACGCGTTCCAGGGCTGGACCCGGTCGGAAGCCTTCCGCAGCGCCCACGGCAACGCCGGCGCGCGCAAGCCGCTCTATGTCGGCCCGCCGGAGTTCGAGGGGTTCGAGGTCATCCAGACCGTGCAGCGCGACCCGAACGCCTGA
- a CDS encoding pirin family protein yields the protein MLELVIEQRRKSLGGFEVGRVLPFVQRRMVGPFVFFDHMGPVDFEAGLPRDVDVRPHPHIGLSTVTYLFDGEIMHRDSVGSQQAIRPGEVNWMTAGRGITHSERFERARLEGGRMHGIQAWVALPEADEETDPAFSHYGTGDLPVFEDGAVRGRLVAGEAFGAKAGVKTHSPLFYIHWDLAPGARVELPADGWERAAYVAAGSVEVDGQRLEAGRMAVFAPGHPAVLTAAEQSVVMAIGGEPLGRRFIDWNFVSSSKERIEQAKADWRAGRMKLPDLDDGEFIPLPEMPKPPANPMS from the coding sequence ATGCTGGAACTGGTCATCGAGCAGCGCCGAAAGAGCCTCGGCGGATTCGAGGTCGGACGTGTGCTGCCCTTCGTGCAGCGGCGGATGGTCGGCCCCTTCGTGTTCTTCGACCATATGGGGCCGGTCGATTTCGAGGCCGGCCTGCCCCGGGACGTCGACGTGCGTCCCCATCCGCATATCGGCCTGTCCACCGTGACCTACCTGTTCGACGGCGAGATCATGCACCGCGACAGCGTGGGATCGCAGCAGGCGATCCGACCGGGCGAGGTGAACTGGATGACCGCCGGGCGCGGCATCACCCATTCCGAACGCTTCGAGCGCGCCCGGCTGGAAGGCGGACGGATGCACGGCATCCAGGCCTGGGTCGCCCTGCCCGAAGCCGACGAGGAGACGGACCCCGCCTTCAGTCATTATGGCACTGGCGACCTGCCGGTCTTCGAGGATGGCGCGGTCCGCGGCCGGCTGGTGGCCGGCGAGGCCTTTGGGGCCAAGGCCGGGGTGAAGACCCACTCGCCGCTGTTCTACATCCATTGGGATCTCGCCCCCGGCGCCCGGGTGGAGCTTCCGGCGGACGGGTGGGAGCGCGCGGCCTATGTGGCGGCAGGGTCGGTCGAGGTGGACGGGCAGCGGCTCGAGGCCGGACGCATGGCGGTCTTCGCCCCCGGCCATCCGGCGGTGCTGACCGCCGCCGAGCAGTCGGTCGTGATGGCCATCGGCGGCGAACCGCTGGGCCGCCGCTTCATCGACTGGAACTTCGTGTCGTCCAGCAAGGAGCGGATCGAACAGGCCAAGGCCGATTGGCGGGCCGGCCGGATGAAGCTGCCGGACCTCGACGACGGGGAGTTCATTCCGCTGCCGGAAATGCCGAAGCCGCCGGCGAACCCGATGTCGTGA
- a CDS encoding PepSY-associated TM helix domain-containing protein, whose product MTNRTIRIWTLIHKWTSLVCTVFMLLLCLTGLPLIFHDEIEALTAEDNLPHMPADTPLKTLDEAVASALATYPGERPLFLSFDEDRPVVNVTTGPAARSPVSQMHISAIDQRTTRILGDLNEDGGFMHVMLRLHVDMFAGLPGELFLGFMGFLLFVATLSGVVVYAPFMRKLSFGTVRAGRSTRLKWLDLHNMLGIVTLMWVAVVGLTGVINTLSVPLVAYWRANELAAMIAPYEGKPVPERFSSVDAAVRTAMEAAPGMRPQFIAFPGVRFSSNHHYAVWLKGATPATRQILTPALIDAETGAFTDMRSMPWYMLALRLSQPLHFGDYGGMPMKILWAVLDVLTIVILGSGLYLWVARRRGSQEHAATAPGFRSDAREAAE is encoded by the coding sequence ATGACCAACCGAACCATCCGGATCTGGACCCTGATCCACAAATGGACCAGCCTGGTCTGCACGGTCTTCATGCTGCTGCTGTGCCTGACCGGCCTGCCGCTGATCTTCCATGACGAGATCGAGGCGCTGACGGCGGAGGACAACCTGCCGCACATGCCGGCCGATACCCCGCTGAAGACGTTGGACGAGGCGGTTGCGTCGGCGCTCGCGACCTACCCCGGCGAACGGCCGCTGTTCCTCAGCTTCGACGAGGACCGGCCGGTGGTGAACGTCACCACCGGCCCGGCCGCACGGTCACCGGTGTCGCAGATGCACATCTCCGCCATCGACCAGCGCACCACCAGGATCCTGGGCGACCTCAACGAAGACGGCGGCTTCATGCATGTGATGCTGCGCCTGCATGTCGACATGTTCGCCGGCCTGCCGGGGGAGTTGTTCCTGGGATTCATGGGCTTCCTGCTGTTCGTCGCCACGCTGTCGGGCGTGGTGGTCTACGCTCCCTTCATGCGCAAGCTGTCCTTCGGCACGGTCCGGGCCGGGCGCAGCACGCGGCTGAAATGGCTCGACCTGCACAACATGCTGGGCATCGTCACGCTGATGTGGGTGGCGGTGGTCGGCCTGACGGGCGTCATCAACACCCTGTCGGTCCCGCTGGTCGCCTACTGGCGTGCCAACGAGCTTGCCGCGATGATCGCCCCCTACGAGGGCAAGCCGGTGCCCGAGCGCTTCTCCTCCGTCGACGCCGCCGTCCGCACCGCGATGGAGGCAGCTCCGGGCATGCGCCCGCAATTCATCGCCTTTCCCGGCGTGCGCTTTTCCAGCAACCACCATTACGCGGTCTGGTTGAAGGGGGCCACCCCGGCGACCCGCCAGATCCTCACCCCCGCCCTGATCGACGCCGAGACCGGGGCCTTCACCGACATGCGCTCCATGCCCTGGTACATGCTGGCGCTGCGCCTGTCGCAGCCGCTGCATTTCGGCGATTACGGCGGGATGCCGATGAAGATCCTGTGGGCGGTTCTGGACGTGCTGACCATCGTCATCCTCGGCAGCGGCCTCTATCTGTGGGTCGCCCGCCGCCGCGGCAGCCAGGAGCACGCCGCCACCGCCCCCGGCTTCCGCTCCGATGCAAGGGAGGCCGCGGAATGA